The Corynebacterium glaucum genome includes a region encoding these proteins:
- a CDS encoding ABC transporter permease produces MNAAIAQLSWRNIRANTTRLLLSLLAVVLGTSFVAGGFILAATLNKAFEDIISNNYEGVDVVVKGSMEHPLDRTTTKETLEKLPEIELAEPSGTQAVALLIDDTPVQARGGGTWILPFTPDGERVGFSKLTMVEGDTPVEPGHGVINASTAEQYDVQVGETVAVVDRTGRHEFTIDGIYDPGFDAGNWAGLQIPQDQYWDEFSVDNTATVVSARAAEGTSPDEAVDAVRAALPDAEVKTGEQATEDESASVREQLAFISYILAAFGLIALLVGSFIISNTFSMIVAQRQKEYALLRALGMSQRQLTGSVAVEAFLIGLLGSVLGIGLGFSLIALIVWGMERAEVGFPNAGIGLNWQAIVVSLVVGLAVTLWGAWAPARRAGAVRPVEAMRSGEGSTAQPLRARTIIGLVLMLAGFGASAFGAFTDASTSTRAVLVGAGALALIAGWLLLSAWIVRVTSSATPRSWPPVSVLAGTNLARNPRRTASTAFALMIGVTLVSAVGILGASMKNSVFGVVDEQLRADAVITKSAPSLDFPANAMDEIRAMPEVTGSFDSLAAPVAVVRPGSTPEQTAEAASGNGFDAIIASDPTGIINLEVLEGDFADLVNGSGVGMSRSEAEKFGVKLGDTVQVVSPVSPELIDEPVAVIWEDSDVFMGVGISANTAKKLVPNEDQWVRVNAMVTFRDDVDEQEGIEKLEETVKPFAVLQVQDRYEFRDQSAGQINGLLSVVYGLLALSVIIAIFGIINTLALSITERRREFGTLRAVGMQRAQVRRMIAMESVVIAVFGALAGIVLGTWVGYAFVQTLSDTGLDRTLIPWAQLGGVLAVAVVVGIVAALVPARQAARTHPLAATG; encoded by the coding sequence ATGAACGCCGCCATCGCCCAACTGAGTTGGCGCAACATTCGCGCCAATACAACGCGACTGCTCCTGTCCCTGCTCGCCGTCGTGCTCGGCACCAGCTTCGTCGCCGGCGGATTCATCCTCGCAGCCACCCTGAACAAGGCGTTCGAGGACATCATTTCCAACAACTACGAGGGCGTCGACGTCGTCGTCAAAGGCTCGATGGAGCACCCGCTCGACCGCACCACCACCAAAGAAACCTTGGAAAAGCTACCGGAAATCGAACTCGCCGAACCCAGCGGGACACAAGCGGTTGCATTGCTTATCGACGACACTCCCGTCCAGGCGCGCGGCGGTGGTACCTGGATACTTCCGTTCACCCCCGATGGCGAGCGCGTCGGCTTCAGCAAGCTCACCATGGTTGAAGGCGACACCCCGGTTGAGCCCGGGCACGGAGTCATCAACGCCTCCACCGCCGAGCAGTACGACGTGCAGGTAGGCGAGACCGTTGCCGTTGTCGACCGCACCGGTCGGCATGAATTCACCATCGACGGAATCTACGACCCCGGTTTCGATGCAGGAAACTGGGCGGGCCTACAGATCCCGCAAGACCAGTACTGGGACGAGTTCTCGGTTGACAACACCGCCACCGTGGTCAGTGCTCGCGCCGCAGAAGGCACCTCTCCGGATGAGGCAGTCGACGCGGTTCGCGCGGCGTTGCCTGACGCCGAGGTCAAGACCGGAGAGCAAGCCACCGAGGATGAATCCGCTTCCGTGCGCGAGCAGCTTGCCTTCATCAGCTACATTTTGGCGGCGTTCGGCCTGATCGCCCTGCTTGTCGGCTCCTTCATCATCTCCAATACCTTTTCCATGATCGTCGCCCAACGGCAGAAGGAATACGCGTTGCTGCGCGCACTCGGTATGTCGCAGCGCCAGCTCACCGGATCGGTGGCGGTGGAAGCGTTCCTCATCGGGTTGCTTGGCTCGGTGCTCGGCATCGGTTTGGGCTTCAGTTTGATCGCGCTGATCGTCTGGGGCATGGAACGAGCCGAAGTGGGCTTCCCCAACGCCGGCATCGGGCTGAACTGGCAGGCCATAGTCGTCTCGCTCGTCGTGGGTCTCGCGGTCACCTTGTGGGGCGCATGGGCTCCCGCCCGCCGCGCTGGAGCCGTGCGGCCCGTGGAAGCAATGCGATCGGGGGAGGGTTCCACCGCACAACCCTTGCGCGCCCGCACGATCATTGGCCTGGTGCTGATGCTGGCCGGCTTTGGTGCGTCAGCCTTCGGTGCGTTCACGGATGCGTCGACGTCCACAAGGGCGGTGCTGGTCGGTGCCGGCGCCCTGGCTCTGATCGCAGGTTGGCTGCTGCTGTCCGCCTGGATCGTCCGGGTCACTTCGAGTGCCACCCCGCGTTCGTGGCCGCCAGTCAGTGTCTTGGCCGGGACGAACTTGGCGCGCAACCCGCGCCGTACCGCGTCCACCGCTTTCGCACTCATGATTGGTGTCACCCTCGTGTCTGCCGTCGGCATCCTCGGCGCCTCAATGAAGAACTCGGTATTTGGTGTCGTCGATGAGCAGCTGCGTGCCGATGCCGTGATCACCAAGTCAGCGCCGTCCCTCGATTTTCCCGCTAACGCGATGGATGAAATCAGAGCGATGCCCGAGGTTACGGGGTCGTTCGACTCTCTGGCTGCGCCAGTTGCTGTGGTCCGGCCGGGGAGCACGCCTGAGCAAACCGCCGAAGCCGCATCCGGTAACGGCTTCGATGCGATCATCGCGAGCGATCCAACCGGCATCATCAACCTCGAAGTCTTGGAGGGTGACTTCGCTGACCTGGTCAACGGATCGGGGGTGGGCATGAGCCGCTCCGAAGCGGAGAAATTCGGGGTAAAGCTCGGCGACACAGTGCAGGTGGTCTCGCCGGTTTCGCCGGAGCTTATCGACGAACCGGTTGCAGTGATTTGGGAGGACTCCGACGTATTCATGGGGGTGGGAATCTCCGCGAACACGGCAAAGAAACTCGTGCCCAATGAGGACCAGTGGGTTCGCGTCAACGCGATGGTGACATTCCGAGACGATGTGGACGAGCAGGAGGGGATTGAAAAACTTGAAGAAACTGTCAAGCCCTTCGCCGTGCTGCAAGTGCAGGATCGCTACGAGTTCCGCGACCAGAGTGCGGGGCAGATAAACGGGCTGCTGTCGGTGGTCTATGGTCTGTTGGCGCTGTCGGTGATCATCGCCATCTTCGGCATCATCAACACCTTGGCGCTCTCCATCACCGAGCGGAGGCGCGAGTTTGGCACGTTGCGTGCCGTCGGAATGCAACGGGCGCAGGTGCGTCGCATGATCGCGATGGAATCAGTTGTCATAGCGGTGTTCGGCGCGCTCGCTGGCATTGTGCTCGGAACCTGGGTCGGCTACGCCTTCGTGCAAACGCTCTCGGACACCGGTTTGGACCGGACGCTCATTCCTTGGGCACAGCTTGGTGGCGTACTCGCGGTAGCTGTTGTGGTGGGAATCGTGGCCGCGCTGGTCCCGGCCCGCCAGGCAGCTCGCACGCACCCTCTGGCCGCCACTGGATAG
- the ftsE gene encoding cell division ATP-binding protein FtsE: MIRFDRVSKVYPTSTRPALDDVSFTIEDGEFVFLIGPSGSGKSTFLQLMVREENVTSGDIQFNDFHVNTLKGKDVNRLRQAIGYVFQDFRLLPTLNVYDNVAFALEVIGMRKTRINKLVPDALDLVGLASKSKRMPNELSGGEQQRVAIARAFVNKPPLMLADEPTGNLDPATADEIMALLARINRLGTTVVMSTHNARAVNDMRRRVMELDLGKLVRDDSHGVYGRA; this comes from the coding sequence ATGATCCGATTCGACCGCGTCAGCAAGGTCTATCCCACATCGACCAGGCCCGCGTTGGATGACGTCTCGTTCACCATCGAGGATGGAGAGTTCGTCTTCCTCATCGGCCCGTCAGGTTCCGGTAAATCCACGTTCTTACAGCTGATGGTCCGCGAAGAAAACGTCACCTCCGGCGACATCCAATTCAACGACTTTCACGTCAACACGCTCAAGGGCAAAGACGTGAACAGGTTGCGTCAAGCAATTGGGTACGTCTTCCAAGACTTCCGTTTGCTGCCCACGCTCAACGTGTACGACAACGTGGCATTTGCACTGGAAGTGATCGGGATGCGAAAGACGCGCATCAACAAGCTCGTCCCCGATGCTCTGGATCTGGTTGGCCTGGCGTCGAAAAGCAAGCGCATGCCCAACGAACTTTCCGGCGGCGAGCAACAGCGAGTGGCAATTGCCCGGGCTTTTGTGAACAAGCCTCCGCTCATGCTTGCCGACGAACCGACGGGCAACCTAGACCCAGCAACCGCCGACGAGATTATGGCGCTGCTCGCACGCATTAATCGACTCGGCACGACGGTGGTGATGTCTACCCACAACGCGCGTGCCGTCAACGACATGCGCCGCCGCGTGATGGAGCTCGACCTGGGCAAACTCGTTCGCGACGACAGTCACGGCGTCTACGGGAGGGCATAA
- a CDS encoding ABC transporter ATP-binding protein yields the protein MTTAAYARNLRKTYGRGNTAVNALDGVDVDLAAGQFTAIMGPSGSGKSTLMHCMAGLDEPTEGDVFLGTTNISNLNDAELTAMRRDRIGFIFQSFNLVPTLTAEENITLPARIAGKSIDEQWLADVTRRFGIQQRLDHRPAELSGGQQQRVACARAIASKPEVIFGDEPTGNLDSNSATEVLNLLRTSVDEMGQTVVVVTHDAKAASYADRVIFLVDGQLVDEIYSPTTNQILATMAGVERS from the coding sequence ATGACCACTGCCGCATACGCGCGCAACCTCCGCAAAACTTACGGGCGGGGCAATACGGCCGTCAACGCTCTCGACGGCGTTGACGTAGACCTCGCCGCTGGCCAATTCACCGCGATCATGGGCCCGTCCGGATCCGGCAAATCCACCCTCATGCACTGCATGGCCGGACTCGACGAACCCACCGAAGGCGACGTCTTCCTCGGTACCACGAACATTTCCAACCTCAACGACGCCGAGCTGACCGCGATGCGCCGCGACCGCATCGGATTCATCTTCCAATCCTTTAACCTCGTGCCCACGCTGACGGCGGAGGAGAACATCACCCTGCCTGCGCGAATTGCGGGTAAGAGCATCGACGAGCAATGGCTCGCCGATGTCACGCGCCGTTTCGGCATCCAGCAGCGTCTGGATCACCGCCCCGCGGAACTTTCTGGCGGCCAGCAGCAGCGCGTGGCCTGCGCCCGGGCGATCGCGTCGAAGCCGGAGGTGATCTTCGGCGATGAGCCCACGGGCAACCTGGACTCCAACTCCGCGACGGAGGTGTTGAATCTGCTCCGCACCTCGGTCGATGAGATGGGGCAGACCGTCGTCGTGGTGACTCACGACGCAAAGGCGGCGAGCTACGCGGACCGCGTGATCTTCCTTGTCGACGGGCAGCTCGTCGACGAGATCTATTCACCGACCACCAACCAGATCCTCGCGACGATGGCGGGAGTGGAGCGCTCATGA
- the ftsX gene encoding permease-like cell division protein FtsX, with amino-acid sequence MNWGFILREGYKGLGRNITMTIALVITTTLSLVLVGAGILLSQATAQTKDLYLDRVEVMVELDEAISANDEDCSSDACREVRDTLQADNRVEQVTFRSRAQSYERFVELFEASEPDLVRETGPEALPAALHVRLSDPSDTSPIDEIRELPQVAVITDQADTVRDAASTMDTFRNMTWFFAGAQALAAIFLIVNMVQLAAFNRRDQISIMRMVGASRWFTQAPFVLEAVMAVAIGAVLATVLVFVGKRTIVDTILAELYSSQLIANVPTSAVWTVMPLIGLAAMLIGGLAAQIALRSYVRK; translated from the coding sequence ATGAACTGGGGCTTTATTCTTCGTGAGGGCTACAAAGGGCTTGGACGAAACATCACGATGACGATCGCGTTGGTGATCACCACGACACTGTCGCTCGTGCTTGTGGGCGCCGGCATTCTGCTGTCGCAGGCGACCGCGCAGACCAAAGACCTCTACCTGGACCGTGTCGAAGTGATGGTGGAGCTGGACGAGGCGATCTCCGCCAACGATGAGGACTGTTCTTCCGACGCGTGCCGCGAAGTGCGCGACACTCTGCAGGCCGACAACAGGGTTGAGCAGGTTACGTTCCGCTCGCGTGCGCAGTCTTACGAGCGGTTCGTGGAGCTGTTCGAGGCCAGCGAACCGGATCTCGTGCGCGAGACCGGCCCAGAGGCGTTGCCCGCCGCCCTGCACGTGCGGCTTAGCGACCCGTCGGACACCTCGCCGATCGATGAGATCCGCGAACTGCCGCAGGTTGCCGTGATCACCGACCAAGCAGACACCGTGCGCGACGCAGCGAGCACCATGGATACATTCCGCAACATGACCTGGTTCTTTGCAGGCGCCCAGGCATTGGCCGCGATCTTCCTGATTGTGAACATGGTCCAGCTCGCCGCCTTTAATCGCCGCGACCAGATCAGCATCATGCGCATGGTGGGTGCCTCGCGCTGGTTCACGCAGGCTCCGTTCGTCCTCGAGGCGGTCATGGCCGTGGCCATCGGCGCCGTGCTGGCGACGGTGCTGGTGTTCGTGGGCAAGCGGACAATCGTCGATACGATCCTGGCGGAGCTGTACTCCTCCCAGCTCATCGCCAATGTGCCAACATCTGCCGTGTGGACGGTCATGCCGCTCATCGGCCTTGCGGCGATGCTCATCGGCGGGCTCGCGGCGCAGATCGCGCTGCGTTCCTACGTGCGCAAATAG
- a CDS encoding SDR family oxidoreductase: protein MQPQKTALITGASRGIGRAIAEELGKDHHIYAGASKDASQIVDKLPSAEPFEVDLTDTEALIRAAREIAQLDVLVLAAGVLHKAPFTELTDAQWRESLEVNVMAPVTLTRELLPALRRSSGLIITINSGAGLHGVEDNSAYCASKFALRGFTESLQEEEAGKVRVTSLHPGRTDTDMLAGDDGRPKMDAVNVAKAARLAVDAGPGAVVEFMRVRPARI, encoded by the coding sequence ATGCAACCCCAAAAGACTGCACTGATCACCGGAGCATCGCGCGGGATCGGCCGCGCCATCGCCGAAGAACTCGGCAAAGACCACCACATCTACGCGGGAGCGTCGAAGGACGCGTCCCAGATCGTCGATAAGCTTCCGAGCGCTGAGCCGTTCGAAGTTGACCTGACCGATACTGAGGCCTTGATCCGTGCCGCGCGCGAGATTGCGCAGCTGGACGTGCTGGTGCTGGCCGCTGGTGTGCTGCACAAGGCCCCATTCACCGAGCTCACGGACGCGCAGTGGAGGGAGAGCCTGGAGGTCAATGTCATGGCTCCAGTCACCCTCACCAGGGAGTTGCTCCCAGCTTTGCGACGATCCTCTGGACTGATCATCACCATCAACTCCGGCGCAGGTTTGCACGGTGTAGAGGACAACTCGGCGTACTGCGCGTCGAAGTTCGCGCTACGCGGGTTCACCGAATCGCTGCAGGAGGAAGAGGCGGGCAAGGTCCGGGTGACGTCGTTGCATCCGGGGCGCACGGATACCGACATGCTCGCCGGTGACGATGGGCGGCCGAAAATGGACGCGGTGAACGTGGCAAAGGCTGCGCGACTCGCCGTCGACGCGGGTCCGGGCGCGGTAGTGGAATTCATGCGGGTGCGCCCCGCGCGTATTTAG
- a CDS encoding NAD-dependent succinate-semialdehyde dehydrogenase codes for MSNQYRVQNPVTNEIVETFDFATDEEIQDVLNRSEEAFKSWRNTTYEERAVIVSKAADLLKERANELAQIAAEEMGKPIPEGEWEMNFSGDIMQFYADNAPEHCAPKNVDVPGGKAVVRRLPLGTILGIMPWNYPIYQIARFAGPNLMNGNCIILKHAEITPKSAAAFEQILKDAGLPDGVYINVYATHDQIETIIADPRVQGVSLTGSERAGAKVAETAGKNLKKVVLELGGTDPYIVLDAADVRAAAQEAWDKRVHNAGQACTSNKRIIVMDDIYDQFVDEMVSIAEGYKKGDPSNPGENEYFPMSSRRAAEILKDQIDRSVAAGANLRTGAEIDDTTAYFSPAVLTDLPVGSEPYYEEFFGPVAEIYKVSSEEEAVELANNSYQGLGGAVFSDDVEKATKVADQIDTGMIHVNLGQYFSAILPFGGVKRSGFGRELSVFALDEFVNKQYRYIND; via the coding sequence ATGAGCAACCAGTACCGCGTGCAGAACCCGGTCACAAACGAGATCGTCGAGACCTTCGACTTCGCCACCGATGAGGAGATCCAGGATGTTCTGAACCGCTCCGAGGAGGCCTTCAAGTCGTGGCGCAACACCACCTACGAAGAGCGCGCCGTCATCGTGAGCAAGGCAGCCGATCTGCTGAAGGAGCGGGCGAACGAGCTGGCCCAGATTGCCGCAGAGGAGATGGGCAAGCCCATCCCGGAGGGCGAGTGGGAGATGAACTTCTCCGGCGACATCATGCAGTTCTACGCCGACAACGCCCCGGAGCACTGCGCACCGAAGAACGTTGACGTTCCGGGTGGCAAGGCCGTTGTGCGCCGTCTGCCGCTGGGCACCATCCTGGGCATCATGCCGTGGAACTACCCGATTTACCAGATCGCCCGTTTCGCCGGCCCGAACCTGATGAACGGCAACTGCATCATCTTGAAGCACGCCGAGATCACCCCGAAGTCCGCCGCGGCATTCGAGCAGATCCTGAAGGACGCGGGCCTGCCGGACGGCGTGTACATCAACGTCTACGCCACCCACGACCAGATCGAGACCATCATCGCTGACCCGCGCGTGCAGGGTGTCTCCCTGACCGGTTCTGAGCGCGCTGGCGCCAAGGTCGCTGAGACCGCTGGTAAGAACCTGAAAAAGGTGGTGCTCGAGCTTGGCGGCACCGACCCGTACATCGTTCTCGACGCCGCCGACGTACGCGCGGCTGCTCAGGAGGCGTGGGACAAGCGCGTCCACAACGCCGGCCAGGCCTGCACCTCCAACAAGCGCATCATCGTCATGGACGACATCTACGACCAGTTCGTCGATGAGATGGTCAGCATCGCTGAGGGCTACAAGAAGGGCGACCCGTCCAACCCGGGCGAGAACGAGTACTTCCCGATGTCCTCGCGCCGCGCGGCCGAGATCCTCAAGGACCAGATCGACCGCTCCGTCGCAGCTGGTGCGAACTTGCGCACCGGCGCCGAGATCGACGACACCACCGCGTACTTCTCGCCGGCGGTCCTGACCGACCTGCCGGTCGGCTCCGAGCCGTACTACGAGGAGTTCTTCGGCCCGGTGGCGGAGATCTACAAGGTTTCCTCTGAGGAGGAGGCTGTGGAGCTGGCGAACAACTCCTACCAGGGCTTGGGCGGCGCTGTCTTCTCCGACGACGTGGAGAAGGCAACCAAGGTCGCTGACCAGATCGACACCGGCATGATCCACGTCAACCTCGGCCAGTACTTCTCGGCCATCCTGCCGTTCGGTGGCGTGAAGCGCTCTGGCTTCGGCCGTGAGCTCTCCGTGTTCGCACTTGACGAGTTCGTTAACAAGCAATACCGCTACATCAACGACTAG
- the smpB gene encoding SsrA-binding protein SmpB, with protein MAKKKKQSSNSGVLATNRKARHDYTILDTWETGIVLQGTEIKALREGKVSLVEAFATIDSGEVWLRNMHIPEYSKGHWTNHPPRRTRKLLMHRREIDSLEGKLRDGNRTLIPLSIYLKDGRAKVELGLGQGKQDYDKRQSIKRRTEDREIARDLGRKFKGIKA; from the coding sequence ATGGCCAAGAAGAAAAAGCAGTCGAGCAATTCCGGGGTGCTAGCCACCAACCGGAAAGCTCGGCATGACTACACCATCTTGGATACCTGGGAGACCGGGATTGTGCTGCAGGGCACCGAGATCAAAGCGCTTCGCGAGGGCAAGGTCTCCCTCGTCGAAGCCTTTGCCACCATCGACAGCGGTGAGGTGTGGTTGCGCAACATGCACATCCCCGAGTACTCGAAGGGGCACTGGACCAACCACCCGCCGCGCCGCACACGCAAGCTGCTCATGCACCGTCGCGAGATCGACTCGCTGGAGGGCAAGCTTCGCGACGGCAACCGCACCCTCATTCCGCTGTCGATCTACCTCAAAGACGGCCGCGCGAAGGTTGAGCTGGGCCTTGGACAGGGTAAGCAAGACTACGACAAACGCCAGTCCATCAAGCGCCGCACCGAAGACCGCGAGATCGCGCGCGACCTGGGACGCAAATTCAAAGGCATCAAAGCCTAG
- a CDS encoding LLM class flavin-dependent oxidoreductase gives MKAFGFLSFGHYAFGGQRGPSAEKVAKIHLEVAQAADEIGVNNASFRVHHFVPQASAPMPLLGAVAATTKHIEVGTGVIDMRYENPLYLAEEAASLYQLSGGRVALGVSRGAPEVADRGWEAFGYKGDAPNGADVARRHLEKFMAAADGNGFATAAPLDRQYPNMFQPGSALPVFPLAPELRKHIFYGSGTHASAQQTAKDGLNLMSSTLVSETTAQTLGEIQADQISRYRAAWKEAGHDWTPRVSVSRSIFPIVDGADMQRFGMQASSSDQVGMLPDVGASTFGRTYAAEPDKLIEQLKADPAVMAADTLLITIPTGMGVDVNVKILENFATHVAPALGWKPNTEGPATGYPID, from the coding sequence ATGAAAGCTTTTGGGTTTTTGAGCTTCGGGCACTACGCCTTCGGCGGCCAGCGTGGTCCGTCTGCGGAAAAGGTGGCCAAGATCCACCTTGAGGTGGCCCAGGCCGCCGACGAGATCGGCGTGAACAACGCCTCCTTCCGCGTCCACCACTTCGTGCCGCAGGCATCCGCCCCGATGCCGCTACTCGGCGCAGTCGCCGCGACCACCAAACACATCGAGGTGGGCACCGGCGTGATAGATATGCGCTACGAAAACCCGCTCTACCTGGCGGAAGAAGCGGCCTCCCTATACCAGCTCTCCGGCGGCCGCGTGGCCCTTGGCGTATCACGCGGCGCCCCCGAGGTAGCCGACCGCGGCTGGGAAGCCTTCGGCTACAAGGGCGACGCCCCCAACGGGGCGGACGTGGCACGCCGCCACCTTGAAAAGTTCATGGCCGCCGCCGATGGCAACGGGTTTGCCACCGCCGCACCCTTGGACCGGCAGTACCCCAACATGTTCCAGCCCGGCTCAGCCCTTCCGGTCTTCCCGCTCGCGCCTGAACTGCGCAAGCACATTTTCTACGGCTCCGGCACCCACGCTTCCGCGCAACAGACCGCCAAGGACGGCCTCAACTTGATGTCCTCCACTCTGGTCTCGGAGACCACCGCTCAGACCCTGGGCGAGATCCAGGCAGACCAGATCAGCCGCTACCGCGCCGCGTGGAAGGAAGCCGGCCACGATTGGACCCCGCGCGTGTCCGTCTCCCGATCCATCTTCCCCATCGTGGACGGAGCCGACATGCAGCGCTTTGGCATGCAGGCCTCCAGCTCCGACCAGGTCGGGATGCTTCCTGACGTGGGCGCTTCCACCTTCGGCCGCACCTACGCTGCCGAACCGGACAAGCTCATCGAGCAGCTCAAGGCCGACCCCGCCGTCATGGCAGCCGACACCCTGTTGATCACTATCCCCACCGGCATGGGCGTAGACGTCAACGTGAAGATTCTGGAGAACTTCGCTACCCACGTAGCCCCCGCGCTGGGCTGGAAGCCGAACACCGAGGGCCCGGCCACCGGCTACCCCATCGACTAA